The nucleotide window GCCGGCGCCGGCCGGTGCATCCAGATCCAGGCGATGTAATCCACCAGCGTCGGCTCTCCCCCGACCTCGCGCAGCCGGCGATTGACCTGCCCGCGGTGGTACTGGCTGTGGAGGGCAATCTGGACGAGCGTTTCGCCCAGGGTGGTAACGGCCGGCACCTTCCCCCATTGCCGCGCGAAAAACTTCACCCAGGGCACGGGCGAGGGGCGGCTGAGGTCCTCCTCGGAGAGGCCGGCGACAAATGCTTTCATCGCGTCGTACTGCGGCCGGCACCAGGCCTTCACCTCCTCAAGGGTGGCGAACGCGCCGGCGTCCCGATGGGTGAAGGGCCGGCCGGTCCACACGCTCAGGAAGGCGTCCTGCGTGAAGTGGATGTGGAAGAGTAGTTCTTTGAGCGAGGCGTCCTCGGCGGCATCGCCGGCGGCTCGAACGGACATCCATACCGTGGCGTCTGCCCATTCCATGTGGGTGTGCAGATCGCGAACCAGGCCGAGGGTGTACATGGGGTTTATTTCAGGATGGCGAAATCCGTCCACTCGATGCTCTCAAAGATGGCCGCCGCGGCGCCGCCGTCAGCCTCGAGGTAGGTGCCAGGTACCTGGTAGTCCTTCAGCGCCTCGGCGATCGGCTTCAGGGGCGCGAAGGCGTCCTTCAGCGTCTGGGTTTCGGAGGATCCGGTGGGCCAGTAGCGGGCCCGGTCCTCGTGGGTCTCGATGGCGAAGATGAGCAGGTAGCTTCCGACCATTTCGCCGCGCACGCCCTTGTAATACAGGAGATCCATGCCAGGGATTTTGCCCACGAGGGCGGGATGCACGGTATCGCGGACAAACGCGTCGAACGCGTCGGCCTTATCCGGCCGGATCTGGATGTAGTGCACGCCGAGCAGCTCCACTTCCGGAAGCGCCGCGATCTTGTCGGCTCCGATGAGCTCATAATCCGTGTATCCGCCTGCCGCGCTGACGAAGGACTCGGGTAGACGGGCGGCTTCACCTGCCAGCTGCTGGGAGGCGCGAGAAAACCCCGAACCGTCCGGCGGAAGCGAACGCGCGCGGGCTTCAGTAGTAGGGAAACTCCAGACGAGCCAGTAGCTGCCCATGCTCTTGCCCCGGTCGGCGCGGAAGAAGTGTGACTCTACGTCGCTGCCGAGCGCAGCCCAGGCCGGCATCGTCTGGCTGAGCACCTGGGCCTCGAAGGCGCCGGCGTCGATGCCGGGCTTGACGGCCGGCGTGTTTACAACGAGCACCTCGCCGAGCTGGACTTTCTGGGCAGTGGCCAGCGGCGCGGCGCCGGCCAGGACAACCGCCAGGGCGAGGGTAAGGGATATGCGAATGGGTGTCATAGAGATCATGGTCTGGTTCAATCGGGAATGGTAAGGACGCGACGCAGGC belongs to Rhodothermales bacterium and includes:
- a CDS encoding DinB family protein gives rise to the protein MYTLGLVRDLHTHMEWADATVWMSVRAAGDAAEDASLKELLFHIHFTQDAFLSVWTGRPFTHRDAGAFATLEEVKAWCRPQYDAMKAFVAGLSEEDLSRPSPVPWVKFFARQWGKVPAVTTLGETLVQIALHSQYHRGQVNRRLREVGGEPTLVDYIAWIWMHRPAPA